In Candidatus Cohnella colombiensis, one DNA window encodes the following:
- a CDS encoding ParB/RepB/Spo0J family partition protein, whose amino-acid sequence MDMIEIATHLIDEDTDQPRYQFDEEALQELMNSIEELGLLSPIKVRTTGDGRYKIIYGNRRYKACKMLNRPTIPCIVSTVTDDLEIYLEQIAENLTREGFSPIEEAEAFHRLLTDPKFSSSTKYLSSKLGKPESYIKNKCELLKFSNAVKKLIVSGTEIRKDKLTEDQLMPLKDLPMEHRDSLALIMARDEMPVSDVKKIAKLFKDKDISDRTKGNLLFKSGHELIETWATFEHNRKERAKAAEPKEPVEKKEKSNSSAPIVESNETVEEKQTVVDGMQIPVEPAVASSAQPLVVSQTPQAVSISIALQRMLSSVPSHLPLPQEVVQSLESLTSGETDNLLDGINKLINNLEKHLADWQAVRDAAHKYQSL is encoded by the coding sequence ATGGACATGATCGAAATCGCGACACACTTAATCGACGAGGATACGGATCAACCCCGTTATCAGTTCGATGAAGAAGCGTTGCAGGAGCTAATGAACAGCATCGAGGAGCTCGGCCTGCTATCCCCTATTAAAGTAAGAACGACGGGAGATGGACGGTACAAGATCATCTACGGAAACCGTCGCTACAAGGCGTGCAAAATGCTCAATCGTCCCACGATTCCTTGCATCGTCTCCACGGTAACTGACGATCTCGAAATTTATTTGGAGCAAATTGCGGAGAATTTAACGCGTGAAGGCTTCTCGCCGATTGAGGAAGCTGAGGCGTTTCATAGGCTACTCACTGACCCAAAATTCAGCAGTTCTACCAAGTATTTATCGAGTAAGCTTGGCAAGCCTGAGTCCTATATTAAGAACAAGTGCGAGCTACTGAAATTCAGCAACGCCGTGAAGAAGCTCATTGTCTCGGGCACAGAAATCCGCAAGGACAAGTTGACCGAGGATCAATTGATGCCACTGAAGGATCTTCCGATGGAGCATCGCGATTCACTAGCACTTATTATGGCGCGGGATGAAATGCCTGTAAGTGATGTGAAGAAGATTGCCAAGCTGTTCAAGGACAAGGACATCTCCGATCGCACGAAGGGCAACCTATTGTTCAAATCCGGTCACGAATTGATCGAGACTTGGGCGACGTTCGAGCACAATCGGAAGGAACGAGCGAAGGCTGCAGAGCCAAAGGAACCAGTGGAGAAAAAAGAAAAATCGAACTCCAGCGCACCTATAGTGGAATCGAATGAAACGGTTGAAGAGAAGCAAACTGTAGTTGATGGTATGCAAATTCCGGTAGAGCCCGCGGTTGCGTCCTCTGCACAACCTCTTGTCGTTTCACAGACTCCACAAGCAGTTTCAATCTCCATCGCGTTGCAGCGGATGCTCAGTTCAGTACCTTCACACCTCCCGCTCCCGCAAGAAGTCGTACAATCTCTTGAGTCGCTAACCTCGGGTGAGACAGATAATCTACTAGATGGCATCAACAAGCTTATCAATAACCTGGAAAAGCATCTCGCGGATTGGCAAGCGGTACGCGATGCTGCTCACAAGTATCAGTCATTATAA
- a CDS encoding RNA polymerase sigma factor — protein MDEHLKYISTIESLDIRTMMEKYGEDVWNYAYFLTRKHDWADDISQDVFFKAFKHIDSFRGQSSIRTWLLTITRNTANSRRRLAFVRRTVGFNARKINRAHPSAEQQYMEQSYSNEIWDKVMQLPVQYRETLVLSAHYQLSLEEIAATLHISLGTVKSRLHRARRRLSDLIGSELSDATN, from the coding sequence ATGGATGAGCATCTCAAGTACATCTCTACAATAGAAAGTCTCGACATTCGTACGATGATGGAGAAATACGGCGAGGACGTATGGAACTATGCCTACTTTCTAACCCGCAAGCACGACTGGGCTGACGATATTTCGCAGGATGTCTTTTTCAAAGCTTTCAAGCATATCGATTCCTTCCGCGGTCAATCCTCGATTCGAACATGGCTGCTGACCATCACAAGGAATACCGCCAATTCCCGCCGTAGGCTTGCCTTCGTGCGCAGAACAGTGGGATTTAACGCTAGAAAAATAAATCGAGCACACCCTTCCGCAGAGCAACAATACATGGAACAGAGTTATTCCAATGAAATATGGGACAAAGTCATGCAATTGCCCGTCCAATACCGTGAGACGCTCGTCCTTAGCGCACATTATCAGCTTTCATTAGAAGAAATTGCTGCAACCCTTCATATATCATTAGGCACTGTAAAATCCAGATTACATAGAGCGCGCCGTCGTTTATCTGATCTGATAGGGAGTGAACTAAGCGATGCCACCAACTGA